In a genomic window of Rhinopithecus roxellana isolate Shanxi Qingling chromosome 2, ASM756505v1, whole genome shotgun sequence:
- the LOC115893691 gene encoding 40S ribosomal protein S20 yields the protein MAFKDTGKTPVEPEVAIHRIRITLTSRNVKSLEKVCADLIRGAKEKNLKVKGPVRMPTKTLRITTRKTPCGEGSKTWDRFQMRIHKRLIDLHSPSEIVKQITSISIEPGVEVEVTIADA from the coding sequence ATGGCTTTTAAGGATACCGGAAAAACACCCGTGGAGCCGGAGGTGGCAATTCACCGAATTCGAATCACCCTAACGAGCCGCAACGTTAAATCCCTGGAAAAGGTGTGTGCTGACTTGATCAGAGGCGCGAAGGAAAAGAACCTGAAAGTGAAAGGACCAGTTCGAATGCCTACCAAGACTTTGAGAATCACTACAAGAAAAACTCCTTGTGGTGAAGGTTCTAAGACATGGGATCGTTTCCAGATGAGAATCCACAAGCGACTCATTGACTTGCACAGTCCTTCTGAGATTGTTAAGCAGATTACTTCCATCAGTATTGAGCCAGGAGTTGAGGTGGAAGTCACCATTGCAGATGCTTAA